One Bufo gargarizans isolate SCDJY-AF-19 chromosome 4, ASM1485885v1, whole genome shotgun sequence DNA window includes the following coding sequences:
- the LOC122936180 gene encoding band 4.1-like protein 3, whose translation MDFPSDMSDDDAAEEPHAISSSGDGIHFRGCTTKEVAPIHNDLLTKFLESTTDAGSHFSPIPVCNGHLSLKYKTVECGFFSFSSCKMFPFKFPSLLDEDGYISFPSLPDVCVSFLPSSLQRYVCLSSPSFIPSLVLIFVLLLSASRSVPFSLVLSLPLALSLCYLEPKANPLGSLYDPDLNEKAGDEVCNTVLAATCN comes from the coding sequence ATGGACTTCCCTTCAGATATGTCAGATGACGATGCAGCGGAGGAACCCCATGCAATATCCTCTAGTGGTGATGGCATACATTTCAGAGGGTGTACTACCAAGGAAGTGGCACCAATCCACAATGACTTGCTTACAAAATTTCTGGAGTCTACCACTGATGCAGGCAGCCATTTTTCCCCTATACCAGTGTGCAATGGCCACCTGTCTTTAAAGTACAAGACAGTGGAATGTGGCTTTTtttccttcagctcttgcaaaaTGTTCCCTTTTAAGTTCCCTTCCCTGCTGGATGAGGATGGGTACATTAGTTTCCCCAGTCTCCCAGACGTTTGTGTGTCTTTTCTGCCATCAAGTCTACAGCGCTATGTTTGTCTTAGCTCTCCTTCCTTCATCCCATCTCTTGTCCTCATCTTCGTGCTGCTCCTTTCAGCCTCTCGGTCTGTCCCATTTTCATTGGTCCTTTCCCTTCCTCTTGCTCTGTCTCTTTGCTACCTGGAGCCTAAAGCGAATCCATTGGGCTCTTTGTATGACCCTGACCTGAATGAGAAAGCAGGGGACGAGGTGTGTAACACTGTTCTAGCTGCCACTTGCAACTAG